In the Myxococcus fulvus genome, one interval contains:
- a CDS encoding polymorphic toxin type 50 domain-containing protein has translation MAPRAQPPAEFRGVSSFDPAPAGERRQVAQAVTGAAPSAPAEAPRAGWAQRVGNWAADTARGYATGAANLVLDSASLVNAGVNRGLGAAGIDFRFRTDLAIQPRSQAEAAAQNAVSLSSMLLGGVGAARAAAGAIAPRVGGAAAAAGVEGVAAPAAARVLLEEAKQGKHIVGHQNYIPGRSPFTHSNPQGLLDRFSGQGQPVGNVARGQPGFRERVDFGEVIGQVNGQPTTRGIIHYSSQGAHIVPANP, from the coding sequence ATGGCGCCTCGGGCGCAGCCTCCGGCGGAGTTCCGTGGCGTCTCCAGCTTCGACCCCGCTCCGGCGGGAGAGCGCCGACAGGTCGCGCAGGCGGTGACGGGCGCCGCGCCCAGCGCTCCCGCCGAAGCGCCGCGCGCGGGCTGGGCCCAGCGGGTCGGCAACTGGGCGGCGGACACGGCCCGGGGCTACGCCACGGGCGCCGCGAACCTCGTGCTGGACTCGGCGAGCCTGGTGAACGCCGGCGTCAACCGGGGCCTGGGGGCCGCCGGCATCGACTTCCGCTTCCGCACCGACCTGGCCATCCAGCCCCGCTCGCAGGCGGAGGCCGCCGCGCAGAACGCCGTGAGCCTCTCCTCGATGCTGCTGGGAGGCGTCGGGGCGGCCCGCGCCGCGGCGGGTGCCATCGCCCCCCGCGTGGGGGGTGCGGCGGCCGCCGCTGGAGTGGAGGGTGTGGCCGCGCCCGCCGCGGCGAGGGTGCTGTTGGAGGAGGCCAAGCAGGGCAAGCACATCGTCGGACACCAGAACTACATCCCGGGCCGCAGCCCCTTCACGCACTCCAACCCGCAGGGCCTGCTGGACCGCTTCTCCGGCCAGGGCCAGCCCGTGGGCAACGTCGCGCGCGGTCAGCCGGGCTTCCGGGAGCGGGTGGACTTCGGTGAGGTCATCGGTCAGGTCAACGGCCAGCCGACGACGCGCGGAATCATCCACTACTCGAGCCAGGGCGCGCATATCGTCCCCGCCAATCCATGA
- a CDS encoding ADP-ribosylation/crystallin J1, giving the protein MALPFLEETPMVETLTLYRPVGLKEAQLVREVDGRGFPPRLPDQPFFYPVMNVDYARQIARDWNAPDAGSGHVGFVTAFDVEAPFLARYPVRTVGARLHQELWVPAEELAEFNARIVGPIRFLEAWFGADYQGPAIPWVPASDQHTVARPAR; this is encoded by the coding sequence ATGGCCCTGCCCTTCCTCGAGGAGACGCCCATGGTGGAGACGCTCACGCTGTACCGCCCGGTGGGGCTGAAGGAGGCGCAGCTCGTCCGGGAGGTCGACGGCCGGGGCTTCCCTCCCCGGCTGCCGGACCAGCCCTTCTTCTACCCCGTGATGAACGTGGACTACGCCCGGCAGATTGCCCGGGACTGGAACGCGCCGGACGCGGGCAGTGGCCACGTGGGCTTCGTCACCGCCTTCGACGTGGAGGCGCCCTTCCTCGCCCGCTACCCCGTCCGCACCGTGGGCGCGCGGCTCCACCAGGAGCTGTGGGTCCCCGCCGAGGAGCTCGCGGAGTTCAACGCCCGCATCGTGGGCCCCATCCGCTTCCTCGAGGCCTGGTTCGGCGCCGACTACCAGGGCCCCGCCATCCCCTGGGTCCCCGCCAGCGACCAGCACACCGTCGCCCGCCCGGCGCGCTGA
- a CDS encoding RNA polymerase sigma factor — protein sequence MLPGNDRSVLESFRRGDTTVLTQVYRAYSPEVLRYLSRRFAVGAEGGGSRTISLSSLDLDAAHQETFVRAFRPNMRQAYDGVRPYLGFLLTVARSTAIDLMRASGRVSREAVSLDEAPELGQLPNEGRSPEEEALGTEVRELVRHFLESQPEEARALAQLRFVDGLSQESAAEQLKLTRGEVRVRERRLRTQFTEYLKTSGWLDSAAEPGSMELGVLLATLALCAIGSIPS from the coding sequence GTGCTGCCAGGCAATGATCGCTCCGTCCTGGAGTCCTTCCGTCGTGGGGACACCACCGTCCTCACCCAGGTGTACCGCGCCTATTCGCCGGAGGTGCTGCGCTACCTCTCGCGACGGTTCGCGGTGGGCGCGGAGGGAGGAGGCAGCCGCACCATCTCCCTGTCCTCGCTGGACCTGGACGCGGCCCACCAGGAGACGTTCGTGCGCGCGTTCCGCCCCAACATGCGACAGGCCTACGACGGGGTCCGCCCCTACCTGGGCTTCCTGCTGACGGTGGCGCGCTCCACGGCCATCGACCTGATGCGCGCGTCGGGGCGGGTGTCCCGGGAAGCGGTGTCCCTGGACGAGGCGCCGGAGCTCGGTCAGCTCCCCAACGAGGGGCGCAGCCCGGAAGAGGAAGCGCTGGGCACCGAGGTGCGCGAGCTGGTGCGCCACTTCCTGGAGTCCCAGCCCGAGGAGGCCCGCGCGCTCGCCCAGCTGCGCTTCGTCGACGGGCTGTCCCAGGAGAGCGCCGCCGAGCAGCTCAAGCTCACCCGCGGAGAGGTCCGGGTGCGCGAGCGGCGGCTGCGCACGCAGTTCACCGAGTACCTGAAGACCTCCGGCTGGTTGGATTCGGCGGCGGAGCCCGGGAGCATGGAGCTGGGTGTGCTCCTGGCGACCCTCGCCCTGTGCGCCATAGGGAGCATCCCATCATGA
- a CDS encoding caspase family protein: protein MNKLGVLLGVAALFAARDASADALVRRALVIAHNGSDDPSLPALRFADDDGVLWAETLQRLGVETTLLVDPDAATRAGGRPVLAGARPPTPDEVKREVARLRAASLADDEAGRATDVLVVYVGHGNTDEAGRAYFTLAGGRLDKSSLYADVVDPLAADYVHLIVDACRASGVVGSRGGQTEAAVLAELRGMLAREQLATRPSVGAVFAESDDGETHEWSRIRAGVFSHVARSGLLGAADINGDGQVEYSELGAFVSASLQGVKGLPARLSIHAFAPTGEPRRPLVGAAPAGPSLVLSSNFGQSRVSVEDAEGRRLADVRRADDQYVMLRLPERDVYWLRTPTSEARITLAELSQGVLDLKPRELQERGPAEEALRRGLFAVPLDKNFYDQYVAAAGLVPVDFSRAFPPAAGGGLVPRSLVLTAPHPFFSGLEVGLVGQQAPLGLDAYATGPSLSWRSQGSSNFYYGGRASYTVMPKRFENVRTHRATVLALVGTRDVQRTPLFLEAGAGWGMLGVSSPNKRMGDLTVSTGHFAAGAAGRLFGMNLRLAATASADRVTLDGDDAWDTMFGLELAFRR, encoded by the coding sequence ATGAACAAGCTGGGAGTGCTCCTCGGGGTCGCCGCGCTCTTCGCAGCCCGCGACGCCTCGGCGGATGCCCTGGTCCGACGTGCCCTCGTGATTGCCCACAACGGGAGCGACGACCCGTCGCTGCCCGCGCTGCGCTTCGCCGACGATGACGGCGTGCTGTGGGCGGAGACGCTGCAACGGCTGGGCGTGGAGACCACGCTGCTGGTGGACCCGGACGCGGCGACGCGCGCGGGAGGACGGCCCGTGCTCGCGGGCGCGCGGCCGCCCACGCCGGACGAGGTGAAGCGCGAGGTGGCCCGGCTGCGCGCCGCCAGCCTGGCCGACGACGAGGCGGGGCGCGCCACGGACGTGCTCGTGGTGTACGTGGGCCACGGCAACACGGACGAGGCGGGCCGCGCGTACTTCACGCTGGCCGGGGGCCGGCTGGACAAGTCGAGCCTCTACGCGGACGTGGTGGACCCGCTCGCCGCCGACTACGTGCACCTCATCGTGGACGCGTGCCGCGCCTCGGGCGTCGTCGGCAGCCGCGGCGGCCAGACGGAGGCGGCGGTGCTGGCGGAGCTGCGCGGCATGCTCGCGCGCGAGCAGCTGGCCACGCGCCCCTCGGTGGGCGCCGTGTTCGCGGAGAGCGACGACGGCGAGACGCACGAGTGGTCGCGCATCCGCGCCGGCGTCTTCAGCCACGTGGCGCGCTCGGGCCTCTTGGGCGCCGCCGACATCAACGGCGACGGCCAGGTGGAGTACAGCGAGCTGGGCGCCTTCGTGTCCGCGTCGCTGCAGGGCGTCAAGGGCCTGCCCGCGCGGCTGAGCATCCACGCCTTCGCGCCCACCGGCGAGCCGCGCCGTCCGCTCGTCGGCGCCGCGCCCGCGGGCCCCAGCCTGGTGCTGAGCTCGAACTTCGGCCAGTCGCGCGTGTCCGTGGAGGACGCGGAGGGCCGGCGGCTCGCGGACGTGCGGCGCGCGGACGACCAGTACGTGATGCTGCGGCTGCCCGAGCGCGACGTGTACTGGCTGCGCACGCCCACCAGCGAGGCGCGCATCACCCTGGCGGAGCTGAGCCAGGGCGTGCTGGACTTGAAGCCGCGCGAGCTCCAGGAGCGCGGCCCCGCCGAGGAGGCGCTGCGCCGGGGCCTGTTCGCGGTGCCGCTCGACAAGAACTTCTATGACCAGTACGTGGCGGCCGCGGGCCTGGTGCCGGTGGACTTCTCCCGCGCCTTCCCGCCGGCCGCGGGCGGCGGCCTGGTGCCCCGCTCGCTCGTGCTGACGGCCCCCCACCCGTTCTTCTCCGGCCTGGAGGTGGGGCTGGTGGGTCAGCAGGCGCCGCTGGGGCTCGACGCGTACGCCACCGGCCCCAGCCTGTCGTGGCGCAGCCAGGGCTCGTCGAACTTCTATTACGGCGGGCGCGCCAGCTACACGGTGATGCCCAAGCGGTTCGAGAACGTGCGCACGCACCGGGCCACGGTGCTGGCGCTGGTGGGCACCAGGGACGTGCAGCGCACCCCGCTGTTCCTGGAGGCCGGAGCGGGCTGGGGCATGCTCGGGGTGTCGTCGCCGAACAAGCGCATGGGGGACCTCACGGTCTCCACGGGCCACTTCGCGGCGGGGGCGGCGGGGCGGCTCTTCGGCATGAACCTGCGGCTGGCCGCCACGGCCTCCGCGGACCGCGTCACGCTGGATGGCGACGACGCGTGGGACACGATGTTCGGTCTCGAGCTCGCGTTCCGACGCTGA
- a CDS encoding DUF7151 family protein, whose amino-acid sequence MMRRLGVTLLSLLLAGCDGINLSQLAWRYPPLTVFDVEPPGHRCPYGGDRVLTGMDHNQDGVLSGTEVVSEHFNCAGQPLAWLTQARPVEPTDSCPLGGVSTRSGLDQNRDGELSDAEVTHERLDCAGVYPVKVRVRGAAEGHPACEGEGTLVEAGPDLDGDGQLGAIERRSVAVHCGEAPSRILARLEGEPVGARCAMGGHRVDSGVDQNADGILQETEVTERRRVCLGPPILDGTLFATTADDFALLKTLFRIEGSLVLFRTPLEQLVLPRLAEISGGLVVAENAALTRLELDALRFVGNEVQISVNLELTVLRFGAATQPGPVWLENNLSVWNNPRLASLDGLRSVRVRQELYLAYNDSAQSLVPWDLTDLGGTLSVSDHKSLSRLPFQNLRRVGGSLALHNNPALTTLNFPELLEVGQSIDIGNNAALSRLSGLSALRRVHDVFMVSSNESLHSIDAMPGLNHVGSLMLMNSPRLETFDFTNLQTIRGQFVVAYCPKLSRLGAFPRLESVADLELLDNALLWDVSGLDRVRSLRSLVVRDNASLQGLAGLRKLLSVSDLTIQDNGRLLTLDLDGLVEVGATLTIQRNTSLPSCLANQLADRVFRGETRTIQDNDEQAPCSSPLLPLGEPVAARVVVTGDDAP is encoded by the coding sequence ATGATGCGACGTCTGGGAGTGACGCTGCTGAGCCTGCTGCTCGCCGGCTGCGACGGAATCAACCTGTCGCAGCTCGCCTGGCGCTACCCGCCATTGACCGTCTTCGACGTCGAGCCCCCGGGGCACCGGTGCCCGTACGGAGGGGACCGCGTCCTCACCGGGATGGACCACAACCAGGACGGGGTGCTGTCCGGCACGGAGGTGGTCTCGGAGCACTTCAACTGCGCCGGCCAGCCGCTGGCCTGGCTGACGCAGGCGCGCCCCGTGGAGCCCACCGACTCCTGCCCCCTGGGCGGCGTGAGCACGCGCTCCGGCCTGGACCAGAATCGTGACGGCGAGCTGAGCGACGCGGAGGTCACCCACGAGCGGCTCGACTGCGCGGGCGTGTACCCGGTGAAGGTCCGGGTGCGGGGCGCCGCGGAGGGACATCCCGCGTGCGAAGGGGAAGGCACGCTGGTGGAGGCGGGGCCCGACCTGGATGGGGATGGTCAGCTCGGCGCCATCGAGCGGAGGTCCGTGGCGGTGCACTGTGGTGAGGCCCCCTCGCGAATCCTGGCGCGGCTGGAGGGCGAGCCCGTCGGGGCGCGCTGCGCGATGGGCGGCCACCGGGTGGACTCCGGAGTGGACCAGAACGCCGACGGCATCCTCCAGGAGACGGAGGTCACCGAGCGCAGGCGGGTGTGCCTGGGACCGCCCATCCTCGACGGGACCCTCTTCGCGACCACCGCGGACGACTTCGCGCTGCTCAAGACGCTCTTCCGCATCGAGGGCTCGCTCGTGCTCTTCCGCACGCCGCTGGAGCAGCTCGTGCTGCCGCGGCTGGCGGAGATCTCCGGCGGGCTGGTGGTGGCGGAGAACGCCGCGCTGACGCGCCTGGAGCTGGACGCGCTGCGCTTCGTGGGCAACGAGGTCCAGATCTCCGTCAACCTGGAGCTCACGGTGCTGCGCTTCGGCGCGGCGACGCAGCCCGGGCCGGTGTGGCTGGAGAACAACCTCTCGGTCTGGAACAACCCCCGGCTGGCGAGCCTGGACGGGCTGCGGAGCGTGCGCGTCCGCCAGGAGCTCTACCTCGCCTACAACGACTCGGCGCAGAGCCTGGTGCCGTGGGACCTCACGGACCTGGGGGGAACGCTCTCCGTCTCCGACCACAAGAGCCTCAGCCGGCTGCCATTCCAGAACCTGCGACGGGTGGGCGGCTCGCTCGCCCTCCACAACAACCCGGCGTTGACCACGCTGAACTTCCCCGAGCTGCTGGAGGTGGGGCAGTCCATCGACATCGGCAACAACGCCGCGCTCAGCCGCCTGTCGGGGCTGTCGGCCCTGCGCAGGGTCCACGACGTCTTCATGGTGAGCAGCAACGAGTCCCTGCACTCCATCGACGCGATGCCGGGGCTCAACCACGTGGGCTCGCTGATGCTGATGAACAGCCCTCGGCTGGAGACCTTCGACTTCACGAACCTCCAGACCATCCGCGGCCAGTTCGTGGTGGCCTACTGCCCGAAGCTGTCGCGCCTGGGAGCCTTCCCGCGCCTGGAGTCGGTCGCCGACCTGGAGCTCCTGGACAACGCCTTGCTGTGGGATGTCTCGGGCCTGGACCGCGTCCGGAGCCTGCGCTCGCTCGTGGTGCGGGACAATGCCTCCCTGCAAGGCCTGGCGGGCCTGCGCAAGCTCCTGTCCGTGTCGGACCTGACCATCCAGGACAACGGCAGGCTGCTGACGTTGGACCTGGACGGGCTGGTGGAGGTCGGCGCCACGCTGACCATCCAGCGCAACACGTCACTGCCGTCGTGTCTGGCGAACCAGCTGGCGGACCGCGTCTTCCGGGGTGAGACGCGCACCATCCAGGACAACGACGAGCAGGCCCCCTGCTCCTCGCCCCTGCTTCCCCTCGGAGAGCCGGTCGCGGCCCGCGTGGTCGTCACTGGAGACGACGCACCATGA
- a CDS encoding DUF7151 family protein, which yields MRWTWLALLPLTAGCDSLSIRDLMDHPTAVSRNVVELPGERCELGGRDVLVGTDDNRNGVLDDEEVTGSTLVCAISEAQMRVEQQPVPPGEKCPGGGWVTRAGYDFDEDGVLDMEEVAREVYSCRDIAEAQLLTRTRAATPSSRVCLEPTVLTVVEAGHDENGDEVLGDDEVRTRMDICVEASRLLVTRAWEPTCAAGGTRVSAGMDLDADGVLDDEEVLASNPICEDLNTFDGTFVIRGPVDLAVLKGISRIRGSLEVRTGTTPVSELRLTALEVVDGTLYVQDNASLTRLELPGLRFIGQGLSVLNNAALETVTVGGATGQSSWVGTNLEVAHNPRLQSLDGLQSVVPRGGVLIEDNARLAHTSEGLGLRAIQTLTGSLRIKDNPALALLPLPNLTSVAQSVLIENNARLTTLEGTRLEHIGKNLEVTNNPALRTLTGLAALHTIGVTLEVRLNAALVDSNGLGSLAQVESIFFSRNDALAWWGNMPRLQSLRGTLSLEAHARLVEVRGMESLRMLSWLSLYNNPALTTLTGLAGVERLTGLASEQNGALTSLADLKGLRTLESLMLLDNPLLTELGLPAVQQVSRYFSIQRNPQLPTCRVRAFGERVYTGPGNVYLVAGNDDAATCP from the coding sequence ATGAGATGGACCTGGCTGGCCCTGCTGCCGCTCACGGCGGGGTGTGACTCCTTGAGCATCCGCGACCTGATGGACCACCCGACGGCGGTCAGCCGGAACGTGGTGGAGCTGCCCGGCGAGCGGTGTGAGCTGGGAGGCCGCGACGTGCTGGTAGGCACGGACGACAACCGCAACGGCGTGCTCGACGACGAGGAGGTGACGGGCTCGACGCTCGTCTGCGCCATCTCCGAGGCACAGATGCGGGTGGAGCAGCAGCCGGTGCCCCCGGGCGAGAAGTGTCCGGGCGGAGGGTGGGTCACCCGCGCGGGCTACGACTTCGATGAGGACGGCGTGCTGGACATGGAGGAGGTCGCCCGCGAGGTGTACTCGTGCCGTGACATCGCCGAGGCCCAGCTGCTCACGCGCACGCGCGCGGCCACGCCCTCCTCCCGCGTCTGCCTGGAGCCCACCGTGCTCACCGTCGTCGAGGCGGGCCACGACGAGAACGGCGACGAGGTGCTCGGCGACGACGAGGTGCGCACCCGCATGGACATCTGCGTGGAGGCCTCCCGACTGCTCGTCACGCGCGCCTGGGAGCCGACGTGCGCGGCCGGGGGCACCCGCGTCAGCGCGGGCATGGACCTGGACGCGGACGGAGTGCTCGACGACGAGGAGGTGCTCGCCTCGAACCCCATCTGCGAGGACCTGAACACGTTCGACGGCACCTTCGTCATCCGGGGGCCGGTGGACCTGGCCGTGCTGAAGGGCATCTCCCGCATCCGGGGCAGCCTGGAGGTGAGGACGGGCACCACCCCGGTCTCCGAGCTCCGGCTCACCGCGCTGGAGGTCGTCGACGGCACGCTGTACGTGCAGGACAACGCGTCCCTCACGCGGCTGGAGCTGCCCGGGCTGCGGTTCATCGGCCAGGGGCTGAGCGTGCTGAACAACGCCGCGCTGGAGACGGTGACGGTGGGCGGCGCGACGGGACAGTCCTCCTGGGTGGGCACCAACCTGGAGGTGGCGCACAACCCCCGACTCCAGAGCCTGGACGGGCTCCAGTCGGTGGTGCCGCGAGGCGGCGTGCTCATCGAGGACAACGCGCGGCTCGCCCACACCTCCGAGGGCCTGGGACTGCGCGCCATCCAGACGCTGACGGGCTCGCTGCGCATCAAGGACAACCCCGCGCTGGCGCTGCTGCCGCTGCCGAACCTGACGAGCGTGGCGCAGAGCGTGCTCATCGAGAACAACGCCCGCCTCACCACCCTGGAGGGCACGCGGCTGGAGCACATCGGCAAGAACCTGGAGGTGACGAACAACCCCGCGCTGCGCACGCTGACGGGGCTGGCGGCGCTGCACACCATCGGGGTGACGCTGGAGGTCCGGCTCAACGCGGCGCTCGTCGACAGCAACGGGCTGGGCTCGCTCGCGCAGGTGGAGAGCATCTTCTTCTCGCGCAACGACGCGCTGGCGTGGTGGGGGAACATGCCCCGGCTGCAGAGCCTGCGAGGCACCCTCTCGCTGGAGGCCCACGCGCGCCTGGTGGAGGTGCGCGGCATGGAGTCGCTGCGGATGCTGTCGTGGCTGAGCCTCTACAACAACCCCGCGCTGACGACGCTGACGGGGCTTGCGGGCGTGGAGCGGCTGACGGGGCTGGCCTCGGAGCAGAACGGCGCGCTGACCAGCCTCGCGGACCTGAAGGGCCTGCGCACCTTGGAGTCGCTGATGCTGCTGGACAACCCCCTCCTGACGGAGCTGGGGCTGCCCGCGGTGCAGCAGGTGTCCCGGTACTTCTCCATCCAGCGCAATCCCCAGCTCCCCACGTGCCGGGTGAGGGCCTTCGGTGAGCGCGTCTACACCGGTCCGGGGAACGTCTACCTGGTGGCGGGCAACGACGACGCGGCCACCTGTCCCTGA
- a CDS encoding DUF7151 family protein, with the protein MRWYWLVPLAWLCGCDDIRLSNFLEPRPTLSRKEVVPPGEHCAHGGQVAYAGEDLDGDGLLAEDEVTRAEYLCTPQALSRTRTELAGVHCELGGRAVETGVDTNANGTLEDDEVDAVEYVCATPFPGVLVRMRNEPSGTTCPQGGQVTHAGLDTNGDGVLQTDEITREVVGCMEPAQVLSRLESLGILAGGDCGERPVYAVESGPDEDGDGTLDDDEVRATRRLCASTSALLWRQVDEPGGLHCVSGGVAVASGSDTNQDGALQESEVLATAYVCHPSATHDGDYEVRTPSDLAALQGISHIRGDLLISSPGIQALSLPGLESVEGHLRIRSNPQLDRVALTGLRFVREDLSITENGLLVMVVTDANRALHVGGSLRVERNMLLRWLGLNSIVPHRDFHLTSNASLVEVGPLPFMDALTGELVIEDNRALTGVLIPKLLRIGTHLTIQGNVALRSLEGLKGLQSVGGDFTLAENGVLPGVAGLASLERVGGDVLVWDNAALTRFTLPQLRSVGSLSFLENPALTTIGPLVALVDTGHAFSLFLNDNLDTLTGLTQLRALNGTLSIQGNPKLDSLMAFEPLESLTYLQVTENHALPSLAGLHNLRTLDTLSVRENPALTTLGLQALRQVRGAFAVLNNDRLPQCAATALADSVFTGPEDERSVQGNDTMAVCTPP; encoded by the coding sequence ATGCGGTGGTACTGGCTGGTGCCGCTGGCCTGGCTGTGCGGCTGTGATGACATCCGACTGAGCAACTTCCTCGAGCCGCGCCCGACGTTGAGCCGCAAGGAGGTGGTGCCTCCCGGCGAGCACTGCGCGCACGGCGGTCAGGTGGCGTACGCGGGCGAGGACCTGGACGGCGACGGGCTGCTCGCCGAAGACGAGGTCACCCGCGCGGAGTACCTGTGCACGCCCCAGGCGCTGTCGCGCACGCGGACCGAGCTCGCGGGCGTGCACTGCGAGCTGGGCGGCCGCGCGGTGGAGACGGGCGTGGACACCAACGCGAACGGCACGCTCGAGGATGACGAGGTGGACGCCGTCGAGTACGTCTGCGCCACCCCCTTCCCCGGTGTGCTGGTGCGCATGCGGAACGAGCCCTCGGGCACGACGTGTCCGCAGGGAGGGCAGGTCACCCACGCGGGGCTCGACACGAACGGGGACGGCGTCCTCCAGACCGATGAAATCACCCGCGAGGTCGTGGGCTGCATGGAGCCGGCGCAAGTCCTCTCTCGGCTCGAGTCCCTGGGCATCCTCGCGGGCGGCGACTGCGGCGAGCGGCCCGTGTACGCGGTGGAGTCCGGGCCGGACGAGGACGGTGACGGCACGCTCGACGACGACGAGGTGCGGGCCACCCGTCGCCTGTGCGCCTCGACGAGCGCGCTGCTGTGGCGCCAGGTCGACGAGCCCGGCGGCCTCCACTGCGTCTCCGGTGGCGTCGCGGTGGCCTCGGGCAGCGACACCAATCAGGACGGCGCGTTGCAGGAGAGTGAAGTCCTCGCCACCGCGTATGTCTGTCACCCTTCCGCGACCCATGACGGCGACTACGAGGTGAGGACGCCCTCGGACCTCGCGGCGCTGCAGGGCATCTCGCACATCCGGGGCGACCTGCTCATCTCCTCGCCCGGCATCCAGGCGCTCTCCCTCCCAGGCCTGGAGTCCGTCGAGGGGCACCTGCGCATCCGGAGCAATCCCCAGCTCGACCGCGTGGCGCTGACGGGCCTGCGCTTCGTGCGCGAGGACCTGTCCATCACCGAGAACGGCCTGCTGGTGATGGTGGTGACCGACGCCAACCGTGCGTTGCACGTGGGCGGCTCCCTGCGGGTGGAGCGGAACATGCTCCTGCGCTGGCTGGGCCTGAACTCCATCGTCCCGCATCGGGACTTCCACCTCACGAGCAACGCCTCGCTGGTGGAGGTGGGCCCCCTGCCCTTCATGGATGCGCTCACCGGCGAGCTGGTCATCGAGGACAACCGGGCCCTGACGGGCGTGCTCATCCCCAAGCTCCTCCGCATCGGCACCCACCTCACCATCCAGGGCAACGTCGCCCTGCGCTCGCTCGAGGGCCTCAAGGGCCTTCAGAGCGTCGGAGGGGACTTCACCCTGGCGGAGAACGGCGTGCTGCCGGGCGTCGCGGGGCTGGCCAGTCTCGAGCGCGTGGGAGGAGACGTGCTGGTCTGGGACAACGCAGCCCTGACGCGCTTCACCCTGCCCCAGCTCAGGAGCGTCGGGAGCCTGTCGTTCCTGGAGAACCCGGCGTTGACCACCATCGGCCCGCTCGTCGCGCTGGTGGACACGGGCCACGCCTTCAGCCTCTTCCTGAACGACAACCTGGACACCCTCACGGGGCTGACTCAGTTGCGCGCCCTGAACGGCACGCTCTCCATCCAAGGCAACCCGAAGCTCGACAGCCTCATGGCCTTCGAGCCGCTGGAGTCGTTGACCTACCTGCAGGTCACCGAGAACCACGCCCTGCCGAGCCTCGCGGGCCTGCACAACCTCCGCACCCTGGACACGCTGTCGGTGCGCGAGAACCCGGCCCTCACGACGCTTGGGCTCCAGGCGCTGCGACAGGTGCGCGGCGCCTTCGCGGTGCTCAACAACGACAGGCTGCCGCAGTGTGCCGCCACCGCGCTGGCGGACTCCGTCTTCACCGGCCCCGAGGACGAGCGCTCCGTCCAGGGCAACGACACGATGGCGGTGTGCACGCCTCCTTGA